A single genomic interval of Pseudodesulfovibrio sp. S3 harbors:
- the secE gene encoding preprotein translocase subunit SecE, which yields MAKKKGKKAAEKQATQSLAAGPMGKIKEFLEFFEESKVEIKKVVWPTRKETVTTCIAVLVVSVVIALYLGVVDLAFSKIVETILS from the coding sequence AGAAAGGCAAGAAGGCCGCTGAAAAGCAGGCCACACAGAGTCTGGCAGCCGGGCCGATGGGCAAGATCAAGGAATTCCTGGAATTCTTTGAGGAGTCCAAGGTCGAGATCAAGAAAGTGGTCTGGCCGACCCGCAAGGAAACTGTCACCACGTGCATCGCCGTGCTGGTCGTTTCCGTGGTCATCGCTCTTTATCTGGGTGTGGTTGATCTCGCGTTCTCCAAGATCGTCGAGACCATCCTCTCCTAG